One genomic segment of Eikenella corrodens includes these proteins:
- a CDS encoding 7-cyano-7-deazaguanine/7-aminomethyl-7-deazaguanine transporter — protein MQNYRFTPAQQQQALRWLVFFHILVIAASNYLVQFPFSITLPNGFEVHSTWGALSFPFIFLATDLTVRIFGQSLARRIIFFVMFPALLVSYAFSVLFQEGAWTGWSALAVFVMPVFRIALASFAAYAVGQILDIVVFNRLRQLKSWWIAPTASTFAGNAVDTVLFFSIAFAGSSDAFMAANWPHIAFVDYLFKLVIGTLFFLPAYGLILNILTRKLTTLHQPVATEAVSAQPEAAGQSN, from the coding sequence ATGCAAAACTACCGCTTCACCCCCGCCCAACAGCAGCAAGCCCTCCGCTGGCTCGTTTTCTTCCACATCCTGGTGATTGCTGCCAGCAACTATCTCGTGCAGTTCCCCTTCAGCATAACCCTGCCCAACGGCTTCGAAGTACATTCCACCTGGGGCGCGCTCAGTTTCCCCTTCATCTTCCTCGCCACCGATTTAACCGTGCGCATCTTCGGCCAAAGCCTCGCCCGACGCATTATCTTCTTCGTTATGTTCCCCGCCTTGCTCGTTTCCTATGCCTTTTCCGTGCTGTTTCAAGAAGGCGCGTGGACAGGCTGGAGCGCGCTTGCTGTGTTCGTGATGCCCGTGTTCCGCATCGCCCTGGCCAGCTTTGCCGCCTATGCCGTGGGCCAAATCCTCGATATTGTCGTGTTCAACCGCCTGCGCCAGCTGAAATCCTGGTGGATTGCCCCCACCGCCTCCACCTTCGCCGGCAACGCCGTGGATACCGTGCTTTTCTTCTCCATCGCCTTCGCCGGCAGCAGCGATGCCTTTATGGCCGCCAACTGGCCGCACATCGCCTTTGTTGATTACTTGTTCAAACTCGTGATCGGCACACTCTTCTTCCTGCCCGCCTACGGCCTCATCCTCAACATCCTCACCCGCAAGCTCACCACTTTGCACCAGCCCGTTGCCACCGAAGCCGTATCCGCCCAGCCGGAAGCCGCCGGCCAATCCAATTAA
- a CDS encoding M48 family metallopeptidase — MPLLTHTLANGHTIQLHLSRRAKKNIILRAHSEHSLRLSIPPQLSLSELRRWLQYNETALQQMLQRSHAPPTAPGHLWLYGQPHQLQSHAQAAIQIQTGRILLPAAEWPQQQALLRQHLQPLAEAYLLPRLATHAQRLQLIPEHTALSRAKTFWGVCRRRNIRLNWRLVGAPEYVADYVCVHELCHLCHPNHSPAFWAAVEQHTPHRTAATAWLKQHGRELFLLG, encoded by the coding sequence ATGCCCCTCCTCACCCACACCCTTGCCAACGGCCACACCATCCAACTCCACCTCAGCCGCCGTGCTAAGAAAAACATCATCCTGCGGGCGCACAGCGAACACAGCCTGCGCCTCAGTATCCCTCCTCAGCTAAGCCTGTCCGAGTTGCGCCGCTGGCTGCAATATAATGAAACTGCCCTGCAGCAAATGCTCCAGCGAAGCCATGCCCCGCCTACTGCCCCCGGCCATCTCTGGCTCTACGGCCAGCCGCACCAACTGCAATCCCACGCCCAAGCCGCCATCCAAATCCAGACTGGCCGCATCCTCCTGCCCGCAGCCGAATGGCCGCAACAGCAAGCCCTCCTGCGCCAACACCTCCAGCCGCTGGCCGAAGCCTACCTCCTCCCCCGCCTCGCCACACACGCCCAGCGCCTGCAACTTATTCCCGAGCACACCGCCCTCAGCCGCGCCAAAACCTTCTGGGGCGTATGCCGCCGCCGCAATATCCGCCTCAACTGGCGGCTCGTCGGCGCGCCCGAATACGTGGCCGACTACGTCTGCGTGCACGAACTCTGCCACCTGTGCCACCCCAACCACAGCCCCGCCTTTTGGGCAGCAGTCGAACAACACACCCCGCATCGAACCGCTGCCACTGCTTGGCTCAAACAGCACGGCCGCGAGTTGTTTCTGCTGGGCTGA
- the purH gene encoding bifunctional phosphoribosylaminoimidazolecarboxamide formyltransferase/IMP cyclohydrolase, with protein MLPKIKRALISLSDKTGAVEFARTLDKLGVAILSTGGTAKLLADAGVPVIEVSDYTGFPEMLDGRVKTLHPKIHGGILGRRDLLDHVATMEEHDIGNIDLVCVNLYPFAATIAKPNCTLEDAIENIDIGGPTMVRSAAKNWKHVAIVTDTADFPAIAAEMEANGGALSDKTRFNLSRKAFSHTAQYDGMISNYLTSLSDDVLSGTPEIGEFPSQFNQSWIKVQDMRYGENPHQRAAFYRDVYPAAGSLAAYKQLQGKELSYNNIADADAAWEAVKSFDAPACVIVKHANPCGVAVAADTLTAYKLAYATDTTSAFGGIIAFNREVDGETVKQITDNQFMEVLMAPKFTAEALEIAAAKKNVRVLEVPLEAGANRFELKRVGGGLLVQTPDIHRISRADLKVVSKRQPTEQEWNDLLFVWNVAKYVKSNAIVFGKGGQTYGIGAGQMSRVDSTRIAARKAQDAGLDLNGACAASDAFFPFRDGVDVIAEQGIKAIIHPAGSMRDQEVFDAADEHGIAMVVTGMRHFRH; from the coding sequence ATGCTCCCTAAAATCAAACGCGCCCTCATCAGCCTTTCCGATAAAACCGGCGCGGTCGAATTTGCCCGCACGCTCGACAAGCTCGGCGTGGCCATCCTCTCCACCGGCGGCACGGCCAAGCTGCTTGCCGATGCGGGCGTTCCCGTCATCGAAGTGTCCGACTACACCGGCTTCCCCGAAATGCTCGACGGCCGCGTGAAAACGCTGCATCCAAAAATCCACGGCGGCATTCTCGGCCGGCGCGATTTGCTTGATCACGTTGCCACTATGGAAGAGCACGACATCGGCAACATCGACCTAGTGTGCGTGAACCTCTACCCCTTCGCCGCCACCATCGCCAAGCCAAACTGCACGCTGGAAGACGCGATTGAAAACATCGACATCGGCGGCCCGACCATGGTGCGCTCCGCCGCGAAAAACTGGAAACACGTCGCCATCGTTACCGACACCGCCGACTTCCCCGCCATCGCCGCCGAAATGGAAGCCAACGGCGGCGCGTTGAGCGACAAAACCCGCTTCAACCTGTCGCGTAAGGCGTTCAGCCACACCGCCCAATACGACGGTATGATTTCCAACTACCTGACTTCACTTTCAGACGACGTATTGAGCGGCACGCCCGAAATCGGCGAATTCCCCAGCCAGTTCAACCAAAGCTGGATTAAAGTGCAAGACATGCGCTACGGCGAAAATCCGCACCAACGCGCCGCGTTCTACCGCGATGTGTACCCCGCCGCAGGCAGCCTCGCCGCCTACAAACAACTGCAAGGTAAGGAATTGTCCTACAACAACATCGCCGATGCCGATGCCGCTTGGGAAGCCGTCAAATCCTTCGACGCACCCGCCTGCGTGATTGTGAAACACGCCAATCCGTGCGGCGTCGCCGTTGCAGCCGATACATTGACCGCCTACAAACTCGCCTACGCCACCGACACCACCAGCGCGTTCGGCGGCATCATCGCCTTCAATCGCGAAGTAGACGGCGAAACCGTCAAACAGATTACCGACAACCAGTTTATGGAAGTCCTGATGGCGCCAAAGTTCACCGCCGAAGCCCTCGAAATCGCCGCCGCCAAGAAAAACGTGCGCGTATTGGAAGTGCCTCTAGAAGCAGGTGCGAACCGCTTTGAACTCAAACGCGTCGGCGGCGGACTGTTGGTACAAACGCCCGACATCCACCGCATCAGCCGCGCCGATTTGAAAGTCGTCTCCAAACGCCAACCGACCGAGCAGGAATGGAACGATTTGCTGTTTGTTTGGAACGTCGCCAAATACGTCAAATCCAATGCCATCGTGTTCGGCAAAGGCGGACAAACATATGGCATCGGCGCAGGCCAAATGAGCCGCGTGGACAGCACCCGCATCGCCGCCCGCAAAGCGCAGGACGCAGGTTTGGACTTAAATGGCGCATGCGCTGCCTCCGATGCCTTCTTCCCGTTCCGCGACGGCGTGGACGTGATTGCCGAACAGGGCATCAAAGCCATCATCCACCCCGCAGGCTCGATGCGCGATCAGGAAGTTTTTGATGCGGCCGACGAACACGGCATCGCCATGGTGGTAACGGGCATGCGGCATTTCAGGCATTAA
- the gloA gene encoding lactoylglutathione lyase — protein MRILHTMLRVGNLDTSLAFYQEVLGMKLLRRKDYPEGRFTLAFVGYGSEDETAVLELTHNWDTASYDLGNAYGHIAIEVEDAYATCDAVRAKGGKVVREAGPMKHGNTVIAFVEDPDGYKIEFIQKHGRED, from the coding sequence ATGCGAATCCTCCATACCATGCTGCGCGTCGGCAACCTCGACACTTCTCTCGCCTTCTACCAAGAGGTGCTCGGCATGAAACTTCTGCGCCGCAAAGATTACCCCGAAGGCCGTTTCACCCTTGCCTTTGTCGGCTACGGCAGCGAAGACGAAACCGCCGTGCTCGAGCTCACCCACAACTGGGATACCGCAAGCTACGACCTCGGCAACGCCTACGGCCACATCGCCATCGAAGTGGAAGACGCCTATGCTACTTGCGATGCGGTGCGTGCCAAAGGCGGCAAAGTGGTGCGCGAAGCCGGCCCGATGAAACACGGCAACACCGTTATCGCCTTCGTGGAAGACCCGGACGGCTACAAAATCGAATTCATCCAAAAACACGGCCGCGAAGATTAA
- a CDS encoding DUF6348 family protein — translation MEPQELDTLNLNEALAEILQAHGYTCQTRGEKILPDFAVPVQLETWAFPREHANGAVVSRFDVGITLPDGRELYECCGDIGESLEEALSRNLQSFCTNSLHVLLDAFNPSENHCPHEIWTTHNGNRFQAILGDWTTKKLGENTDGGDAETIGNIIPEALESTLQAVICHQNLTAQYHLIRFFYAQSDNETMTVEFMIDNQDGTAEEENQFAQLPWPRRETYYSVRRCIMLKPLDEGRA, via the coding sequence ATGGAACCTCAAGAACTCGATACCCTAAACCTCAACGAAGCCCTCGCAGAAATCCTGCAAGCCCACGGCTATACCTGCCAAACGCGGGGCGAAAAAATCCTGCCCGATTTCGCTGTGCCCGTGCAGCTCGAAACCTGGGCGTTTCCGCGCGAACACGCCAACGGCGCGGTGGTGAGCCGTTTCGATGTCGGTATCACCCTGCCCGACGGGCGCGAACTCTACGAATGCTGCGGCGACATCGGCGAGAGTCTGGAAGAAGCCCTCTCGCGCAACCTGCAAAGCTTCTGCACCAACAGCCTGCACGTTTTGCTGGATGCGTTCAACCCTAGCGAAAACCATTGCCCGCACGAAATCTGGACCACCCACAACGGCAACCGTTTCCAAGCCATTTTGGGCGACTGGACAACGAAAAAACTGGGCGAAAACACCGACGGCGGCGATGCGGAAACCATCGGTAACATCATCCCCGAAGCGCTGGAAAGCACGCTGCAAGCCGTCATCTGCCATCAAAACCTCACAGCGCAATATCATTTAATCCGCTTCTTCTACGCCCAATCGGACAACGAAACGATGACCGTGGAATTTATGATCGACAACCAAGATGGCACCGCTGAAGAAGAAAATCAATTTGCCCAGCTCCCCTGGCCGCGCAGAGAAACCTATTACAGCGTACGCCGCTGCATCATGCTCAAGCCCTTGGATGAAGGCCGGGCATAA